In the genome of Ignavibacteria bacterium, one region contains:
- a CDS encoding YihY/virulence factor BrkB family protein, with translation MKIVTNIEEAVKGVHSRFLAFPFYERIYFYSSGLYKKFEKDHIWILASAVAFNLIICIVPFLLILLTILGIYLDESNALSNLSAYLKNVLPLQEDFKDKVITNLIDRTKEITTNTFITGAIGIFGLLWTASGLFSSMRDVINKIYDVFDETNYFISKLKDFFLVFITLVLFILSIAATSAYQVVQYFSENIFGAEISLTFMEEFISMIFSLIITFAMYYVLYRYIPTIKIPWKAVFISSLFSAILFEILKYIFTLYILKFSNFGKVYGTYAAFAACLFWLYYISVIFVLGAEIGHLYIVRNKLHFLISKK, from the coding sequence TTGAAAATTGTCACTAATATAGAAGAAGCGGTTAAAGGTGTTCATAGCAGGTTTTTGGCTTTTCCTTTTTATGAACGGATTTATTTTTATTCATCCGGTCTTTATAAGAAATTCGAGAAAGATCATATATGGATTTTAGCTTCCGCAGTTGCGTTTAATCTAATAATCTGTATTGTTCCTTTTTTGCTTATTTTATTAACCATACTGGGTATTTATCTCGATGAATCAAATGCATTGAGCAACCTCAGTGCATATCTTAAAAACGTATTACCACTTCAGGAAGATTTTAAGGACAAAGTTATTACAAATCTCATTGACAGAACAAAAGAAATTACAACCAACACATTTATAACCGGAGCAATCGGTATTTTTGGTTTGCTCTGGACAGCAAGCGGTTTGTTCAGTTCTATGCGTGATGTTATAAATAAAATTTATGACGTCTTTGACGAAACAAATTATTTCATAAGTAAACTGAAAGATTTTTTTCTTGTTTTCATAACACTTGTATTGTTTATCCTTTCAATTGCAGCAACTTCAGCTTATCAGGTTGTGCAATATTTTTCAGAAAATATTTTTGGCGCTGAAATATCTCTGACTTTCATGGAAGAATTTATATCAATGATTTTTTCTTTGATTATTACATTTGCAATGTATTATGTTTTATACAGATACATTCCGACAATCAAAATTCCATGGAAGGCAGTATTTATTTCATCGTTGTTTTCAGCAATATTATTTGAAATATTAAAATACATTTTTACATTATACATTCTTAAATTTTCAAACTTTGGGAAAGTTTACGGAACCTATGCCGCATTTGCCGCGTGTTTATTCTGGCTTTATTATATTTCGGTTATATTTGTGCTTGGTGCAGAGATAGGACATTTATATATTGTGAGAAACAAGCTCCACTTCTTAATCTCTAAAAAATAA
- the bshC gene encoding bacillithiol biosynthesis cysteine-adding enzyme BshC, whose product MILNIDKVPGLNALYKDYIENFDSVKSFYQYGYQTSEDFLKCVEDKKQSYPSGKVNRAELSNILIRQNKFFNSAEKTYENLESLKDENTFAIVTGQQVGILSGPLYTIYKALNTIQLAEKLNSEFKEYKFVPVFWLEADDHDFLEINNINILNKENELVNLRYFEGGVEQERYLKPATSVLVDDNFENLIKELEENLHHTDFSDAIFDYIRRSYRVGIDLKTAFARFLNYLFENSGLIFFDPTDPEIKRFLIPVIEKELNTFPKVCEIVIDASAQLEHNYEPQIKPKAINLFYNHNENRYLIEPRDDNSFGLKNSRQKFEKSEMIDSLNLNYQNFSSNVITRPIFQDFILPTIAYIGGPSEISYFAQLKNVYEYFNVRMPIIYPRTSVTLMESKSMQFFKKYDIMLEEMFNQEAVNEKLLGKTSEINLEELFNEYIDEMNSLNYSFEKELVKVDKNLVNNFKNRNQKNFETLQMLKQKFIDSQINQNEGVFAKMKSIYNNIYPESKLQERILNVSYFLNKYGIDLMKMLKTNINISEFNHQLIELNVKEQKDLF is encoded by the coding sequence ATGATATTAAATATTGATAAGGTTCCCGGTTTAAATGCACTATATAAAGATTACATAGAAAATTTTGATTCCGTTAAAAGTTTTTATCAGTATGGATATCAGACCTCTGAAGATTTTTTAAAATGCGTCGAAGATAAAAAACAATCTTATCCCTCCGGCAAAGTTAATCGTGCTGAACTTTCAAATATATTAATCCGCCAGAATAAATTTTTTAACTCTGCAGAAAAGACGTATGAGAATTTGGAGTCATTGAAAGATGAAAATACATTTGCCATTGTAACAGGGCAGCAAGTTGGCATCTTGAGCGGACCTTTATACACAATTTATAAGGCGTTAAACACAATTCAGCTTGCTGAAAAACTTAATTCTGAGTTTAAAGAATATAAATTTGTTCCTGTCTTTTGGCTTGAAGCAGATGACCACGATTTTCTTGAGATAAACAATATAAATATCTTAAATAAAGAAAACGAACTTGTCAATTTAAGATATTTCGAAGGCGGAGTGGAACAGGAAAGATATTTAAAACCTGCTACATCGGTTTTAGTTGATGATAATTTTGAAAATTTAATCAAAGAGCTTGAGGAAAATTTGCATCATACTGATTTTTCCGATGCAATTTTTGACTATATAAGGCGTTCATACCGCGTTGGCATTGACTTAAAAACTGCCTTTGCAAGATTTCTAAATTATCTGTTTGAAAACTCAGGATTAATTTTCTTTGACCCTACTGACCCTGAGATAAAAAGATTTTTAATTCCCGTAATTGAAAAAGAATTAAACACCTTTCCTAAAGTCTGCGAAATAGTCATCGATGCTTCCGCACAGCTTGAACATAATTACGAACCGCAGATTAAACCTAAGGCAATCAATCTTTTTTATAATCATAACGAAAACCGTTATCTTATAGAACCGAGAGACGATAATTCATTCGGATTAAAAAACTCCAGACAGAAGTTTGAAAAATCTGAAATGATTGATTCGTTAAATTTGAATTATCAAAATTTTAGTTCTAATGTTATTACCCGACCCATATTTCAGGATTTTATATTGCCAACTATTGCATACATCGGAGGTCCTTCTGAGATTTCCTATTTTGCCCAGCTTAAAAATGTGTATGAATATTTTAATGTCCGTATGCCGATTATTTATCCGCGCACTTCGGTAACACTAATGGAATCAAAATCCATGCAGTTCTTCAAAAAATATGATATTATGTTAGAAGAAATGTTTAATCAGGAAGCTGTTAATGAAAAGCTTTTAGGGAAAACTTCCGAAATAAATCTTGAAGAATTATTTAATGAATATATTGATGAAATGAACTCGCTTAATTATTCTTTTGAGAAAGAATTAGTCAAAGTTGACAAAAACCTTGTAAATAATTTTAAGAACCGCAATCAGAAAAACTTTGAGACACTTCAGATGTTAAAGCAAAAATTTATAGATTCTCAGATAAACCAGAATGAAGGTGTGTTTGCAAAGATGAAATCGATTTACAATAACATTTATCCGGAATCCAAATTGCAGGAACGCATTCTGAACGTATCATATTTTTTAAATAAATACGGAATCGATTTGATGAAAATGCTTAAAACAAATATTAATATTTCAGAATTTAATCATCAGCTAATTGAACTAAACGTAAAGGAACAGAAAGATTTATTTTAA
- a CDS encoding arginine decarboxylase, pyruvoyl-dependent, whose amino-acid sequence MFKPTKIFFTKGVGRHKDYLQSFELALRNAGIEKCNLVMVSSIYPAGCKRLTKEQGVAELTPGSITFCVMARNFTNEPNRLIASSIGVALPSDDSHYGYISEHHPFGEPEKISGEYAEDLAATMLATTLGVEFNPETAWNERENVYKSSGKIFKTFNVTQSAEGDKNGLWTTVIACAVMIP is encoded by the coding sequence TTGTTTAAACCAACCAAAATCTTTTTTACAAAGGGGGTCGGAAGACACAAAGATTATTTACAGTCGTTTGAATTGGCGCTGCGAAACGCCGGAATAGAAAAATGCAACCTCGTAATGGTTTCAAGTATCTATCCCGCAGGATGCAAGCGCTTAACTAAAGAGCAGGGAGTTGCGGAATTAACCCCCGGCTCTATCACATTTTGCGTTATGGCAAGAAATTTTACCAACGAACCGAATCGTCTTATTGCTTCTTCTATAGGAGTCGCGCTTCCTTCGGATGATTCGCATTACGGATATATATCCGAACATCATCCTTTCGGTGAGCCTGAAAAAATTTCAGGTGAATATGCCGAAGACTTAGCTGCGACAATGCTTGCAACAACTTTAGGAGTTGAATTTAATCCGGAAACGGCATGGAATGAAAGAGAGAATGTTTATAAATCGAGCGGAAAAATTTTTAAAACTTTCAACGTAACACAGTCAGCAGAAGGCGATAAAAACGGATTATGGACTACCGTAATAGCCTGTGCTGTCATGATTCCTTAA
- a CDS encoding choice-of-anchor B family protein → MHLLKNVNQHSAAGRYSALWGYVAPNGREYAILGCYDGTAFIDITDSANIREVDFVPNTGTGSSNAWREMKFVGHYAYVVSELSQSGIQIMDLQYLPDSVRYVGKFNMTSHSSTHSISTDGTYLYLNGVNTSFVPTGGIAIVSLANPEVPVKIGQWATKYVHDCRIINDTIYASCINAGEINIINATNKAAPVTVKTFQTVPNPFTHNSARTVDGKYLFTTDETSSPNGKLKVWNIANLNNVTYVRNWLPTSISTAIVHNVEIYGNLAVIAHYTAGIRVLNIADPENPVEIGWYDTYPSSNSASFNGCWGVYMFPSGKIVGSDMQTGLYVVKVTSLTNAGSTGVTVPEKYSLSQNYPNPFNPTTKINFSLPKSSNVSLKIHNMAGKEVASVVNDRRDAGNYEVTFDAANYGLSSGTYFYTLTTNGFTETKKMMLIK, encoded by the coding sequence ATGCATTTACTTAAAAATGTGAATCAACATTCTGCCGCAGGAAGATATTCAGCGCTTTGGGGTTATGTTGCTCCGAACGGTCGTGAGTATGCTATCTTAGGATGTTATGACGGAACTGCTTTCATCGACATAACAGACTCCGCAAATATCAGGGAAGTTGATTTCGTTCCTAATACCGGAACAGGTAGTTCAAATGCCTGGAGAGAAATGAAATTCGTCGGACATTATGCTTATGTTGTTTCAGAGCTTTCTCAAAGCGGTATTCAGATAATGGACTTACAATATTTACCTGACTCAGTTCGTTATGTCGGTAAATTTAATATGACAAGCCATTCATCCACACACTCAATTTCTACCGATGGCACCTATCTTTACTTAAATGGAGTGAATACTTCATTTGTGCCTACAGGGGGAATAGCGATAGTAAGTTTAGCTAACCCGGAAGTCCCTGTAAAAATCGGGCAGTGGGCAACCAAATATGTTCACGATTGCAGAATTATTAACGACACTATATATGCTTCATGCATCAATGCAGGCGAAATAAACATTATCAATGCAACAAACAAAGCAGCCCCTGTTACAGTAAAAACTTTCCAGACAGTTCCCAATCCATTTACTCACAATTCTGCAAGAACCGTTGATGGAAAATATTTATTTACAACTGATGAGACTTCATCACCTAATGGTAAATTGAAAGTTTGGAATATAGCAAATCTAAATAATGTTACTTATGTAAGAAATTGGCTGCCTACAAGTATCTCAACTGCAATTGTTCACAATGTCGAAATCTACGGTAACCTCGCAGTAATTGCGCATTATACCGCAGGTATCAGAGTTCTGAATATTGCTGACCCTGAAAATCCTGTTGAGATTGGCTGGTATGATACTTATCCAAGCAGCAACTCTGCTTCATTCAACGGATGCTGGGGTGTTTATATGTTTCCGTCAGGAAAAATTGTTGGTTCGGATATGCAAACCGGATTGTATGTGGTTAAAGTTACAAGCTTAACTAATGCAGGTTCAACCGGAGTTACCGTTCCTGAAAAATATTCTTTAAGCCAGAATTATCCGAATCCTTTCAATCCTACAACAAAGATTAACTTTTCTTTGCCAAAGAGCTCAAATGTAAGCTTAAAAATTCATAACATGGCAGGTAAGGAAGTTGCTTCGGTTGTAAATGACAGAAGAGATGCAGGAAATTATGAAGTTACATTTGATGCCGCAAACTATGGTTTATCAAGCGGAACATATTTCTATACTCTTACAACAAACGGATTCACCGAAACAAAGAAAATGATGTTAATTAAGTAA
- a CDS encoding class I SAM-dependent rRNA methyltransferase yields the protein MNKSIILKKNEEKRLLNGHQWIFSNEIKEITGNPANGDIISLYSVSNKFLGKGFYNKNSLIAYRQLTSENIEINFNLIKQRIFDANDYRINLYPERAAYRVINSESDYLPGLIIDRFGNNFSFQIFSLGMEKFKEDLIELLKNDFNADLIVEKNDNNLRTLEGLEKFEHISYAKENKDDYTFVQSIDGIKYKIDLVNGQKTGFYLDQAGNRIKIREYVKENYNVLDLFCNEGGFALNAALQKTAKITAVDISETSLNTAKENARLNSFSNIDFIADDVFEYLDKDKYTYDVIILDPPSFTKRKKNIDNAISGYIELNKKCLDKIKRGGYLFTFSCSHHISEEIFENIIVKSARLTKRKIQIIDSGITSYDHPVLPQMEETKYLKSLVIRVVN from the coding sequence ATGAATAAAAGTATCATATTAAAAAAGAATGAAGAGAAACGACTTCTAAACGGTCATCAATGGATTTTCAGCAATGAGATAAAAGAGATTACGGGAAATCCTGCCAACGGCGATATTATTTCCCTCTATTCCGTATCAAATAAATTTCTCGGTAAAGGTTTTTATAACAAAAACTCTCTGATTGCATACCGCCAGCTAACCTCAGAAAATATCGAAATCAATTTTAATTTAATAAAGCAACGAATATTTGATGCAAATGATTACCGCATTAATTTATATCCTGAACGAGCTGCATATCGTGTTATTAATAGCGAAAGCGACTATTTGCCGGGACTTATCATCGACAGATTCGGAAATAACTTCTCATTTCAGATTTTTTCTTTAGGAATGGAAAAGTTCAAAGAAGATTTAATTGAACTTTTAAAAAATGATTTTAATGCAGATTTAATTGTTGAAAAAAATGATAACAATCTTCGAACTCTTGAAGGATTAGAAAAGTTTGAACATATTTCTTACGCAAAAGAAAACAAAGATGATTACACTTTCGTTCAGTCAATCGACGGAATAAAATATAAAATTGATTTGGTTAACGGACAGAAAACAGGATTCTATTTAGACCAGGCAGGTAACCGAATTAAAATTCGTGAATATGTAAAAGAAAATTATAATGTTCTTGATTTATTCTGTAATGAAGGTGGATTTGCTTTAAATGCTGCTCTGCAAAAAACTGCAAAAATTACTGCTGTAGATATTTCGGAAACATCATTAAATACAGCTAAGGAAAACGCAAGGCTTAATAGTTTTTCTAACATAGACTTTATTGCAGATGATGTCTTTGAGTATCTCGATAAAGACAAGTATACTTATGACGTAATCATTTTAGACCCGCCATCTTTCACTAAAAGGAAGAAAAACATTGACAACGCAATTTCAGGCTATATCGAATTAAATAAAAAATGTCTGGATAAAATAAAAAGAGGAGGATACTTATTCACTTTCTCCTGTTCGCATCATATTTCAGAAGAAATTTTTGAAAATATAATTGTTAAAAGCGCAAGATTGACAAAGCGGAAAATACAGATAATTGATTCAGGAATTACTTCATATGACCATCCTGTATTACCTCAGATGGAAGAAACTAAGTATCTGAAAAGTTTAGTAATAAGAGTTGTTAATTAA
- the hutH gene encoding histidine ammonia-lyase, with protein sequence MFSITGNNLTVQNSIKLIENNALLKIDKSTINKIQKSRSLVEKWIKDDKAIYGITTGFGEFKDVKISYQDLETLQKNLIISHSAGVGKYLPDNIVRLMILFRINSLCKGNSGVRVELVEALINLFNYKIIPLVPSQGSVGSSGDLAPLSHLALTLIGKGYCKLDGEILESKSALEKCGLRPFVLSAKEGLALINGTQMMSAYMCLAVWEAERLAKLNDIAGATSLEALKGTDSAFDEKIQRIRPHKGQINTAYNLRTLLKNSGIMKSHRDCGKVQDAYSLRCMPQVHGAVKDTIRYCREVLEIEINSVTDNPLIFPEDGEYLTGGNFHGEPIALIADYLAIAISELANISERRIARLVDGSLSGLPRFLTTEGGLNSGLMIAQYTAASLVSENKVLTHPASVDSIPTSANQEDHNSMGSIAAKKCMDVINNVKNVIAIEFLCACQGIDLLKPLKSSKPVEAARKLIRSKTPYITKDVLLYEYISSVKQVVYDNNFLNAIEKITGELKI encoded by the coding sequence ATGTTTTCTATAACCGGTAATAATTTAACTGTTCAAAATTCTATAAAGCTTATAGAAAACAATGCATTACTTAAAATTGATAAAAGCACTATTAACAAAATCCAAAAATCCCGCTCTCTTGTTGAAAAATGGATTAAGGATGACAAAGCCATATACGGAATTACAACCGGTTTTGGTGAATTTAAAGACGTAAAAATTTCATATCAAGACTTAGAAACTCTTCAGAAAAATTTAATCATTTCTCACAGTGCCGGTGTGGGAAAATATCTTCCCGATAATATTGTCCGCCTGATGATTCTTTTCAGAATTAATTCACTCTGCAAAGGCAACTCAGGTGTCCGAGTTGAACTTGTCGAAGCTCTCATCAATTTGTTTAATTACAAAATCATTCCACTTGTTCCGTCACAGGGCTCCGTAGGGAGCTCGGGTGACCTTGCACCTCTCTCACATCTTGCGTTAACATTAATAGGAAAAGGTTACTGTAAGCTTGATGGTGAAATTCTTGAAAGCAAATCAGCTCTTGAAAAATGCGGACTAAGACCGTTTGTCTTATCTGCAAAGGAAGGTCTTGCGCTAATAAACGGAACGCAGATGATGTCGGCTTATATGTGTCTTGCCGTTTGGGAAGCCGAACGGCTTGCAAAATTAAACGACATTGCAGGAGCCACTTCACTCGAAGCCCTCAAAGGAACAGATTCAGCCTTCGATGAAAAAATTCAACGCATTAGACCGCACAAAGGTCAGATAAACACCGCTTATAATTTAAGAACGCTTTTAAAAAATAGCGGAATAATGAAATCTCATCGCGACTGCGGAAAAGTTCAGGATGCTTATTCCTTACGCTGTATGCCTCAGGTTCACGGAGCAGTAAAAGATACCATAAGATATTGCAGAGAAGTTCTCGAAATAGAAATAAATTCAGTTACCGATAATCCGTTGATTTTTCCCGAAGACGGCGAATATCTTACAGGTGGTAATTTTCATGGTGAACCCATTGCATTGATTGCTGATTATCTGGCAATAGCAATTAGTGAACTTGCAAACATTTCGGAAAGACGCATAGCTCGTCTTGTAGATGGCAGCTTGAGCGGATTGCCGAGATTTCTCACAACAGAAGGAGGATTAAATTCCGGTTTAATGATTGCACAATATACTGCCGCTTCGCTCGTTAGTGAAAATAAAGTTTTAACTCATCCTGCTTCGGTTGATTCAATTCCTACAAGTGCCAATCAGGAAGACCACAACTCTATGGGTTCAATTGCTGCAAAAAAATGCATGGATGTTATTAACAATGTTAAGAATGTTATTGCAATCGAGTTTTTATGTGCCTGTCAGGGAATAGATTTGTTAAAGCCATTAAAAAGCAGCAAACCCGTTGAAGCAGCGAGAAAGTTAATCAGAAGCAAAACTCCATACATAACAAAAGATGTTTTATTATATGAGTACATCTCTTCTGTAAAACAAGTTGTTTATGATAATAATTTTTTAAATGCTATAGAAAAGATTACGGGTGAATTAAAAATTTAA
- a CDS encoding glycosyltransferase family 9 protein → MPEKILIIRFSSFGDIVLTFPLINLLKKKFPNANISFVVKPQYSELVKINPLIDEVIEFDEHLKLDFKKYDLIIDLQNNPKSKAFTFAAGTKILRYKKDNFKKFLLVRFKINLFKEIIPVYKRYIQTLKDVISLTEKDYTFTTSELKSTNLHFTDKKYIVIAPSSKHFTKRYPKEKYLELIITLKEKYQIILTGDDSNTDREICNYLCKDDKVISYCGKLSYPELAYVLKNSEFVISNDSGVMHFAESLGKKVYAIFGSTVKEFGFFPQLETSKVFEYVGLYCRPCTHIGLNKCPEGHFKCMLENKVEIN, encoded by the coding sequence GTGCCGGAAAAAATATTAATAATCAGGTTCTCATCTTTTGGTGATATAGTCCTTACCTTTCCTCTTATCAATCTTCTCAAAAAGAAATTCCCAAACGCAAATATTTCTTTTGTTGTTAAACCTCAGTATTCTGAATTAGTAAAAATTAATCCTTTAATTGATGAAGTTATAGAATTCGATGAACATCTTAAGCTCGATTTTAAGAAGTATGACTTAATTATTGACCTTCAGAATAACCCTAAGAGCAAAGCGTTTACCTTCGCAGCAGGAACTAAAATTTTAAGATATAAGAAGGATAATTTTAAAAAATTTCTTTTGGTAAGATTTAAAATCAATTTATTTAAGGAAATTATTCCCGTATATAAAAGATATATTCAAACATTAAAGGATGTCATTTCATTAACCGAAAAAGACTACACGTTTACGACCTCAGAATTAAAATCAACCAATTTACATTTCACTGATAAAAAATATATTGTTATTGCTCCGTCATCTAAGCATTTTACCAAAAGATATCCTAAAGAGAAATACCTTGAACTTATAATCACATTAAAAGAGAAATATCAAATTATACTCACCGGAGATGATTCAAATACTGATAGAGAAATTTGCAATTATTTATGTAAGGATGATAAAGTTATCAGCTACTGCGGTAAATTAAGCTATCCTGAATTAGCTTATGTATTAAAAAATTCTGAGTTTGTTATATCCAACGACAGCGGGGTTATGCATTTTGCAGAATCACTTGGCAAAAAAGTTTATGCAATATTCGGCAGCACTGTAAAAGAATTCGGATTTTTCCCACAGCTTGAAACGTCAAAAGTTTTTGAATATGTCGGCTTATATTGCCGTCCCTGCACACATATAGGGCTCAACAAATGTCCCGAAGGTCATTTTAAATGCATGCTTGAAAATAAAGTTGAAATAAATTGA
- a CDS encoding PP2C family protein-serine/threonine phosphatase encodes MEQKKLYRTIENLIKEAPKLKTDDELLKYLLEQLIKNEEINIRGGRIWKLSPDKKAYVLTEQEGDVDIIQDFYELKIEDYPIFKEIGRVRSVLAKETDEYLIEKGIYQYSATGVGDRYRIKPKDDKEESYFLYEYLIALNPDKFDENLLNTLNIISTTLSAILRTRRVETKAQENIEELEKAREIQRSILPEHEYKFGNYEIFGVSIPEKIVGGDFFDYLTSDKEVLGIALGDAASKGISAAAQALYVSGALKMGVEFEIKMTKLIKKINQLIHDTFPFERFVTLFYIELFDDRKGLALYVNAGHNPPIFYRAETSEISMLSTTGPVLGPSPDQKYYYERINFNKNDILVLYSDGIAEATNKEFEFYGEERLKKALEKYHHLSSKEICEHIIEEVQVFSSQAAYSDDKTVVVIKRMK; translated from the coding sequence ATGGAACAGAAAAAATTATACAGAACGATAGAAAATCTTATTAAGGAAGCACCCAAGCTTAAAACAGACGACGAGCTTCTGAAATATCTTCTCGAACAGCTAATCAAAAATGAGGAAATCAATATCCGTGGCGGAAGAATATGGAAACTGTCTCCCGATAAAAAAGCATATGTTTTGACTGAACAGGAAGGCGATGTCGATATTATTCAGGATTTTTATGAACTTAAAATTGAGGATTATCCGATATTCAAAGAAATAGGAAGAGTGCGTTCGGTTCTGGCAAAAGAAACTGATGAATATCTCATTGAAAAAGGTATTTATCAATATTCAGCCACAGGCGTGGGGGATAGATACCGGATAAAACCTAAAGACGATAAAGAAGAATCATATTTTTTATATGAATATCTGATTGCATTAAATCCTGATAAGTTTGATGAAAATCTTCTCAATACGCTGAACATAATAAGCACAACGCTCAGTGCAATCCTGAGAACAAGACGCGTAGAAACGAAAGCACAGGAAAATATAGAAGAACTTGAAAAAGCCAGAGAAATACAAAGAAGCATTTTACCGGAACATGAATATAAATTCGGCAATTATGAAATATTCGGGGTCTCCATTCCGGAGAAAATTGTCGGAGGTGATTTTTTTGATTACCTAACCTCCGATAAAGAAGTTTTAGGAATTGCATTAGGAGATGCAGCCTCCAAGGGAATTTCAGCTGCTGCTCAGGCACTTTATGTTTCAGGCGCGCTGAAAATGGGAGTTGAGTTTGAAATTAAGATGACTAAGCTTATAAAAAAAATTAACCAGCTTATTCATGATACGTTTCCGTTTGAAAGATTTGTAACTTTATTTTACATTGAGCTTTTTGATGACAGAAAAGGACTCGCACTTTATGTTAATGCCGGACATAATCCACCAATTTTTTACCGGGCTGAAACTTCCGAAATATCCATGCTGTCTACCACAGGACCTGTGCTCGGACCTTCTCCGGATCAGAAATATTATTACGAACGTATAAATTTTAATAAAAATGATATTCTTGTATTATATTCGGATGGCATAGCTGAAGCTACTAACAAAGAATTTGAGTTTTATGGTGAAGAAAGATTGAAAAAAGCACTCGAAAAATATCATCATCTATCATCTAAAGAAATCTGTGAACATATAATAGAAGAAGTGCAGGTTTTTTCATCACAAGCAGCTTATTCTGATGATAAAACGGTTGTTGTAATCAAACGCATGAAATAA